From the Kitasatospora viridis genome, one window contains:
- a CDS encoding MFS transporter translates to MSSVYRRVLAPPGALAFTLSGLLGRLGYAMQGVSVLTAVVARRHSYALAGTVSAAGLLGVAVCLPLLGRLVDRHGQYRVTLLSALGSTLPQLTLVLLLHRQAPCWALALAAFAAASSPNLGGMARARWSRLHAADPAALHGANALEQALDELCFMGGPVLGMLLCAAWPEAGLLTVCALTTVGGLCFALQRGTEPPVTAPAAGRRPVGRGVLPLLAVFFGTGILFGSLEISTLAWAGAQGHRSAAGVLLGLQAAGSCLAGLLYGLRATGGPTARRLLLGLAAMTALLLLPLTAAQLGAGLGGFALAMLLAGTGTAPTMVSGMTLLQRLLPASALNAGLAAAVSAIVTGSSAGSALGGLLIQHTAPATGFALPAAAAALALLLARAASARLSPA, encoded by the coding sequence GTGTCCTCCGTCTACCGCCGCGTCCTCGCCCCGCCCGGTGCGCTCGCCTTCACCCTGTCCGGCCTGCTCGGACGGCTCGGCTACGCGATGCAGGGCGTCAGCGTGCTGACCGCGGTGGTGGCCCGCCGCCACTCCTACGCGCTGGCGGGCACCGTCTCGGCCGCCGGGCTGCTCGGGGTCGCGGTCTGCCTGCCGCTGCTAGGGCGGCTGGTCGACCGGCACGGGCAGTACCGGGTCACCCTGCTCTCGGCGCTCGGCTCGACGCTGCCCCAGCTGACGCTGGTCCTGCTGCTGCACCGTCAGGCGCCGTGCTGGGCACTGGCCCTCGCCGCCTTCGCCGCCGCGAGCTCACCCAACCTGGGCGGCATGGCCCGGGCCCGCTGGAGCCGGCTGCACGCGGCCGACCCGGCCGCGCTGCACGGCGCCAACGCGCTGGAGCAGGCGCTCGACGAGCTCTGCTTCATGGGCGGGCCGGTGCTCGGCATGCTGCTCTGCGCCGCCTGGCCGGAGGCCGGACTGCTCACGGTCTGCGCGCTCACCACCGTCGGCGGGCTCTGCTTCGCCCTGCAGCGGGGCACCGAACCGCCGGTGACCGCGCCGGCGGCGGGCCGGCGCCCGGTCGGCAGGGGCGTGCTGCCGCTGCTGGCGGTCTTCTTCGGCACCGGGATCCTGTTCGGCTCGCTGGAGATCAGCACGCTGGCCTGGGCCGGCGCGCAGGGGCACCGCTCGGCAGCAGGAGTGCTGCTCGGCCTCCAGGCGGCCGGCTCCTGCCTGGCCGGGTTGCTCTACGGCCTGCGGGCGACCGGCGGCCCGACGGCGCGCCGGCTGCTGCTCGGGCTCGCCGCGATGACCGCGCTACTGCTGCTCCCGCTGACGGCGGCTCAGCTCGGCGCGGGGCTCGGCGGCTTCGCGCTCGCCATGCTGCTGGCGGGCACCGGCACCGCGCCCACCATGGTCAGCGGCATGACGCTGCTCCAGCGCCTGCTCCCGGCCTCCGCCCTGAACGCGGGGCTGGCCGCGGCCGTCTCGGCGATCGTCACCGGCAGCTCGGCCGGCTCGGCCCTCGGCGGCCTGCTGATCCAGCACACCGCCCCCGCCACCGGCTTCGCCCTGCCCGCGGCCGCCGCCGCGCTGGCCCTGCTGCTCGCCCGCGCCGCCAGCGCCCGCCTCTCCCCCGCGTAG
- a CDS encoding GNAT family N-acetyltransferase has product MSSHPADDLRVRPITDDEIAIWGRAVSRGFLRAGLPDAEELRRLRHVPGRALAAFEGERIVGTLRSMPYELTLPGGALLPASAITGVTVSQTHRRRGLLSRMMDRELAGARERGEAVAILIAAEYGIYGRFGFGPATRSLGWTVKLDRTGGLRADLPVGDGSVELISMTELAELGPELHERWRRLRPGAITRDEVYWRSRTGRIEVPGLTWQEPFALVHRDAGGTVTGLLVYQVEDKWDGPLADGVLRVKDFLALDLATETALWRYACSMDWVHTLVAENLGPDTVLPLLLTDPRAASVHEDGDFMWLRVLDVPAAFAARGYAGPGELVVEVTDRQGYAAGRWLLRAGADGTGSAEPSTAEPELALDAQALGSLYLGAETASRLAAAGLLAELRPGAAFALDRLLATPLRAWNPDVF; this is encoded by the coding sequence ATGAGCAGCCACCCTGCGGACGACCTCCGGGTCCGGCCCATCACGGACGACGAAATCGCGATCTGGGGCCGGGCGGTGAGCCGCGGCTTCCTGCGCGCCGGCCTGCCGGACGCCGAGGAGCTGCGCCGGCTGCGGCACGTCCCCGGCCGCGCGCTGGCCGCCTTCGAGGGCGAGCGGATCGTCGGCACCCTGCGCAGCATGCCCTACGAGCTGACCCTGCCCGGCGGCGCGCTGCTGCCGGCCTCGGCGATCACCGGTGTGACGGTCAGCCAGACCCACCGGCGGCGCGGACTGCTCAGCCGGATGATGGACCGTGAGCTGGCCGGCGCCCGCGAGCGCGGGGAGGCGGTGGCGATCCTGATCGCCGCCGAGTACGGCATCTACGGGCGGTTCGGCTTCGGGCCCGCCACCCGGAGCCTGGGCTGGACGGTCAAGCTCGACCGGACCGGGGGGCTGCGGGCCGACCTGCCGGTCGGCGACGGCAGCGTGGAGCTGATCAGCATGACCGAGCTGGCCGAGCTCGGGCCCGAGCTGCACGAGCGCTGGCGGCGCCTGCGGCCCGGTGCGATCACCCGCGACGAGGTGTACTGGCGCAGCCGCACCGGGCGGATCGAGGTGCCCGGGCTGACCTGGCAGGAGCCGTTCGCGCTGGTCCACCGGGACGCCGGCGGCACCGTCACCGGGCTGCTGGTCTACCAGGTCGAGGACAAGTGGGACGGCCCGCTGGCGGACGGCGTGCTGCGGGTCAAGGACTTCCTGGCGCTGGACCTGGCCACCGAGACGGCGCTGTGGCGCTACGCCTGCTCGATGGACTGGGTGCACACCCTGGTGGCGGAGAACCTCGGGCCGGACACCGTGCTGCCGCTGCTGCTCACCGACCCGCGGGCGGCCTCGGTCCACGAGGACGGCGACTTCATGTGGCTGCGGGTGCTCGACGTGCCGGCCGCCTTCGCCGCCCGCGGCTACGCCGGCCCCGGCGAGCTGGTGGTCGAGGTGACCGACCGGCAGGGGTACGCGGCCGGCCGCTGGCTGCTGCGGGCGGGCGCCGACGGCACCGGGAGCGCCGAGCCGAGCACCGCGGAGCCCGAGCTGGCGCTGGACGCGCAGGCCCTGGGCAGCCTCTACCTGGGCGCCGAGACGGCCTCCCGGCTGGCCGCCGCGGGCCTGCTGGCCGAGCTGCGCCCCGGCGCGGCCTTCGCCCTGGACCGCCTGCTCGCCACCCCGCTGCGGGCCTGGAACCCGGACGTGTTCTGA
- a CDS encoding GNAT family N-acetyltransferase, which produces MITIRRGTVADAAAVADLHAASWRTAYAGIVPAAALGDGLAGERRELWELRLAVEYPAGAEPELLLAEDGDADADGEGDGDAELVGFGYLVPQPDGRVLLDNLHVRPGLTGAGTGGALLAAARRWTAEQHPGEPLYLEVLQANRRAVAFYERAGGRRTRSGTAEFPGGGEQPEYEYTWAQP; this is translated from the coding sequence ATGATCACGATTCGACGGGGCACGGTGGCCGACGCGGCGGCCGTGGCCGACCTGCACGCGGCGAGCTGGCGCACCGCCTACGCGGGGATCGTGCCCGCCGCCGCGCTGGGCGACGGGCTGGCCGGGGAGCGGCGGGAGCTCTGGGAACTGCGGCTGGCCGTCGAGTACCCGGCCGGGGCCGAGCCGGAGCTGCTGCTCGCCGAGGACGGGGACGCAGACGCGGACGGGGAAGGGGACGGGGACGCGGAGCTGGTCGGGTTCGGCTACCTGGTCCCGCAGCCGGACGGCCGGGTGCTGCTGGACAACCTGCACGTGCGCCCCGGCCTCACCGGCGCGGGCACCGGCGGCGCGCTGCTCGCCGCCGCCCGCCGCTGGACCGCCGAGCAGCACCCGGGCGAGCCGCTCTATCTGGAGGTGCTCCAGGCCAACCGCCGGGCCGTCGCCTTCTACGAGCGCGCCGGCGGCCGCCGCACCCGCAGCGGCACCGCGGAGTTCCCGGGCGGCGGCGAACAGCCGGAGTACGAGTACACCTGGGCGCAGCCCTGA
- a CDS encoding TetR/AcrR family transcriptional regulator, producing MDKPKDKDAGAPELPGGRALPKTDKSEQTRTLILETAMRLFQERGYEKTTMRAIATEAGISVGNAYYYFAGKEFLIQGFYDRMTHDHAADARARMAHTRDFAERLRIAVLSWIDTAAPYHEFSAQFFRTAADPESSLSPFSNESHPARATAVGLMRDVLAGSELAPKLDAELVELLPDVLWLYLMIVVLYWVFDRTPDTGRTREFVRRSTPMTARVINLSRYKVFRPIVRDAKGLIQDFILPTIGKAAPKS from the coding sequence GTGGACAAGCCGAAGGACAAGGACGCCGGCGCCCCCGAGCTCCCCGGCGGGCGGGCCCTGCCCAAGACCGACAAGAGCGAGCAGACCCGCACGCTGATCCTGGAGACGGCCATGCGCCTGTTCCAGGAGCGGGGGTACGAGAAGACCACGATGCGGGCGATCGCGACCGAGGCGGGGATCTCGGTCGGCAACGCCTACTACTACTTCGCCGGCAAGGAGTTCCTGATCCAGGGCTTCTACGACCGGATGACGCACGATCACGCCGCCGACGCCCGGGCCCGGATGGCGCACACCCGGGACTTCGCGGAGCGGCTGCGGATCGCCGTGCTCTCCTGGATCGACACCGCCGCGCCCTACCACGAGTTCTCGGCCCAGTTCTTCCGCACCGCGGCCGACCCGGAGAGCTCGCTCAGCCCGTTCTCCAACGAGTCGCACCCGGCCCGGGCCACCGCCGTGGGGCTGATGCGCGACGTGCTGGCCGGCTCCGAGCTGGCGCCCAAGCTGGACGCCGAGCTGGTCGAGCTGCTGCCGGACGTGCTCTGGCTCTACCTGATGATCGTGGTGCTGTACTGGGTCTTCGACCGCACCCCGGACACCGGGCGGACCCGCGAGTTCGTCCGCCGGTCCACCCCGATGACCGCCCGGGTGATCAACCTCTCCCGGTACAAGGTGTTCCGCCCGATCGTCCGGGACGCCAAGGGCCTGATCCAGGACTTCATCCTGCCGACCATCGGCAAGGCGGCCCCGAAGTCCTGA
- a CDS encoding SMI1/KNR4 family protein, which translates to MTTVEDLALPPALAAALAVPLPRGDDDWVDFEPFAEFDPAEETLGRLRLWTGNPGLDGDLFRLFGQDGTGGQVAFWLVRPGLPVAEQPVVFLGSEGETAVPARDLADFLWLLAAGYGPVEAVGHAGPDWTPRPAPELVAVAERYAPGRRRPAAELLALAAGEFPDFDDVVMELCG; encoded by the coding sequence ATGACGACTGTCGAGGACCTGGCCCTCCCGCCCGCACTGGCCGCCGCGCTGGCGGTCCCGCTCCCCCGAGGCGACGACGACTGGGTGGACTTCGAGCCGTTCGCCGAGTTCGACCCGGCCGAGGAGACCCTCGGCCGGCTGCGGCTGTGGACCGGCAACCCCGGGCTGGACGGCGACCTGTTCCGGCTGTTCGGCCAGGACGGGACGGGCGGCCAGGTCGCCTTCTGGCTGGTCCGCCCCGGCCTGCCGGTCGCCGAGCAGCCGGTGGTGTTCCTGGGTTCGGAGGGCGAGACCGCGGTGCCGGCCCGCGACCTGGCCGACTTCCTCTGGCTGCTGGCCGCGGGCTACGGCCCGGTGGAGGCGGTCGGCCACGCCGGCCCGGACTGGACGCCCCGGCCCGCCCCGGAACTGGTCGCCGTCGCCGAGCGGTACGCGCCCGGGCGCCGGCGGCCGGCCGCCGAGCTGCTGGCGCTGGCCGCCGGGGAGTTCCCCGACTTCGACGACGTGGTCATGGAGCTGTGCGGCTGA
- a CDS encoding LysR family transcriptional regulator: MPAPDLHPRLLRGFVATAETLHFGQAAARLHVAQQALSRDVRTLERLLGRELFARTTRSVTLTAAGERLLPQARRLLALQQEILAPPADPVLVDLNSAVTGDDLTADRILAAARAAAAPDAPPLLARYHGGLAAGARELLAGRLDVSFGWFSGLPAELRAGLVQLPLRLEPVALLLPDSHPLAGRPAIRLAELAGHPVDVCAGNPATTEWTAFGELLLGAHGLTAAPALTAPVGPAETAHYLARHGHPMLTTTGGPELPGAVTRPLVDPVPLTLVSLVHRAGPVPPGVRLLIDTALGLRDREGWLTVPPGSWPAPGDLRLLAA, from the coding sequence ATGCCCGCCCCCGACCTGCACCCCCGGCTGCTGCGCGGATTCGTCGCCACCGCCGAGACCCTGCACTTCGGGCAGGCGGCCGCCCGGCTGCACGTGGCCCAGCAGGCGCTCAGTCGGGACGTGCGCACCCTGGAGCGGCTGCTCGGCCGGGAGCTGTTCGCCCGCACCACCCGCAGCGTCACGCTCACCGCCGCCGGCGAGCGGCTGCTCCCGCAGGCGCGCCGACTGCTGGCGCTGCAACAGGAGATCCTCGCCCCGCCGGCCGACCCGGTGCTGGTGGACCTGAACAGCGCGGTCACCGGGGACGACCTGACGGCGGACCGGATCCTGGCCGCCGCCCGGGCCGCCGCAGCCCCGGACGCGCCCCCGCTGCTGGCCCGCTACCACGGTGGACTGGCCGCCGGGGCACGGGAGTTGCTGGCCGGGCGGTTGGACGTCTCGTTCGGCTGGTTCAGCGGCCTGCCGGCCGAACTGCGCGCCGGACTGGTCCAACTCCCGCTCCGGCTGGAGCCGGTGGCCCTGCTGCTGCCCGACTCGCACCCGCTGGCCGGGCGTCCGGCGATCCGGCTGGCCGAGCTGGCCGGGCACCCGGTGGACGTCTGCGCCGGCAACCCGGCCACCACCGAGTGGACGGCCTTCGGCGAACTCCTGCTCGGAGCGCACGGGTTGACCGCGGCCCCGGCGCTGACCGCACCGGTCGGGCCGGCCGAGACCGCGCACTACCTGGCCCGGCACGGGCACCCGATGCTCACCACCACGGGCGGCCCGGAGCTGCCCGGCGCGGTCACCCGGCCGCTGGTCGACCCGGTGCCGCTGACCCTGGTGAGCCTGGTGCACCGGGCCGGACCGGTCCCGCCCGGGGTCCGGCTGCTGATCGACACGGCCCTCGGACTGCGCGACCGCGAAGGCTGGTTGACCGTCCCGCCGGGCAGCTGGCCGGCCCCCGGGGACCTGCGCCTGCTGGCGGCCTGA
- a CDS encoding C40 family peptidase translates to MIRRQARPRRWPFGLLLALAVLVGPPLPPAAARPGVAHGVAPAAVAGDPPAPDGQAYPSTGEIDRAESETDRRAAAAAAIEAQLAGARTELDQAGQRAEEAVEAYDGAQARLARARANADTAATGAARAAAARADAAEQAAALAAATYRSGTSPELSAFNDLLGARGPRAAGEQAEAVGAAGRSTRQILDAATATAKAADDAQLAARTSADDAERAAGAVARARSQAQSLLTARTVLVADLSARRERLLGELAAARDTTVELERRRQQALEQIAAQQAEAAAKAAAEAAAAKAAAAAAAAADPPAAPPQEDGARAAIDFARAHLGLPYVWGGEGPDGYDCSGLTMQAWRQGGKTLTHFAADQYAESTPVDYQQLRPGDLVFWSHTGKAADIHHVAIYLGDDQIIEAPRTGDVIKQASLWVLGTPDFYARP, encoded by the coding sequence ATGATCCGACGTCAGGCCCGGCCGCGCCGCTGGCCGTTCGGGCTGCTGCTGGCCCTCGCCGTACTGGTCGGGCCGCCACTGCCGCCCGCCGCAGCCCGGCCCGGTGTCGCCCACGGCGTCGCCCCGGCCGCCGTCGCCGGCGACCCGCCGGCGCCCGACGGCCAGGCCTACCCCAGCACCGGCGAGATCGACCGGGCCGAGTCCGAGACCGACCGGCGGGCCGCCGCGGCCGCCGCGATCGAGGCCCAGCTGGCCGGCGCCCGGACCGAACTGGACCAGGCCGGGCAGCGCGCCGAGGAGGCGGTCGAGGCCTACGACGGTGCCCAGGCCCGGCTGGCCCGGGCCCGGGCGAACGCCGACACGGCCGCCACCGGCGCGGCCCGGGCCGCCGCCGCCCGCGCCGACGCCGCCGAGCAGGCCGCCGCACTCGCCGCAGCCACCTACCGCAGCGGCACCAGCCCCGAACTCTCCGCCTTCAACGACCTGCTCGGCGCCCGCGGCCCGCGCGCCGCCGGCGAGCAGGCCGAGGCGGTCGGCGCGGCCGGCCGCAGCACCCGGCAGATCCTGGACGCGGCCACCGCGACCGCCAAGGCCGCCGACGACGCCCAACTGGCCGCCCGGACCAGCGCCGACGACGCCGAGCGGGCGGCCGGCGCGGTGGCCCGGGCCCGGTCGCAGGCGCAGAGCCTGCTGACCGCCCGCACCGTGCTGGTCGCCGACCTGTCCGCGCGCCGCGAGCGGCTGCTCGGCGAACTCGCCGCCGCCCGCGACACCACCGTCGAGCTGGAGCGCCGCCGCCAGCAGGCGCTGGAGCAGATCGCCGCCCAGCAGGCCGAGGCCGCGGCCAAGGCGGCCGCCGAAGCCGCCGCGGCGAAGGCCGCCGCCGCCGCCGCTGCCGCTGCCGACCCGCCGGCCGCCCCGCCGCAGGAGGACGGGGCCCGGGCCGCGATCGACTTCGCCCGCGCGCACCTGGGGCTGCCCTACGTCTGGGGCGGCGAGGGCCCGGACGGCTACGACTGCTCCGGCCTGACCATGCAGGCCTGGCGGCAGGGCGGCAAGACGCTCACCCACTTCGCCGCCGACCAGTACGCCGAGTCCACCCCGGTCGACTACCAGCAGCTGCGCCCCGGCGACCTGGTCTTCTGGTCGCACACCGGCAAGGCGGCCGACATCCACCACGTGGCCATCTACCTCGGCGACGACCAGATCATCGAGGCCCCGCGCACCGGCGACGTGATCAAGCAGGCCAGCCTCTGGGTGCTGGGCACCCCGGACTTCTACGCCCGGCCCTGA